One genomic segment of Sebaldella sp. S0638 includes these proteins:
- a CDS encoding mannitol dehydrogenase: protein MKKAVHFGAGSIGRGFIGDLLHDTGYEIVLVDIDKNIVEQINKTNSYDLYIIEENYKKKTITNVKAVLLTDTGKIADEITGADLVTVSVWVDNLPGVAVPLLEGLKKRYGKNAERLNVLTCENAIHNGSILRNEVLKLDAAFTENMLDKTAAFPDTAVERMVLASERNGVRSVDIGLEHELVIEKTKLADPESKPVKGAVYTENMDKYIERKLFIINGGHAWAGYMGHVSGFTTMQEVFQNETFTSSVKEVMQEIGTLIAQKYNFSTKELDDYIDFVINRFKTPGITDYISRVSRNPIRKLKAGERLTGPCVQCEERGLKNNRLIQGIAAAFLYDMPEDQQSVELQAHIKEHGIEESVSFYTSIPAGSELHQKIVENYKILSEKKKLSGNVSAGGIL from the coding sequence ATGAAAAAAGCAGTACATTTTGGTGCAGGAAGTATCGGGAGAGGATTTATCGGCGATCTGCTGCATGATACAGGTTATGAAATAGTTCTGGTTGATATAGATAAAAATATAGTAGAGCAAATAAATAAAACAAACTCTTATGACCTTTATATTATTGAAGAAAATTATAAAAAGAAAACAATCACTAATGTAAAAGCTGTTTTACTCACTGATACCGGAAAAATCGCTGATGAAATAACAGGAGCAGATCTGGTCACTGTTTCTGTATGGGTGGATAATCTTCCCGGAGTTGCTGTTCCGCTTTTAGAAGGGCTGAAAAAAAGATACGGTAAAAATGCTGAAAGGCTGAATGTTCTTACTTGTGAAAATGCAATTCATAACGGCTCTATTCTGAGAAATGAGGTATTAAAACTGGATGCCGCATTTACAGAGAATATGCTGGATAAAACAGCTGCATTTCCTGATACTGCTGTAGAGCGTATGGTTCTTGCCTCGGAAAGGAACGGCGTCAGAAGTGTGGATATAGGTCTGGAACATGAACTTGTTATTGAAAAAACCAAACTGGCAGATCCTGAATCAAAGCCTGTAAAAGGCGCTGTATATACTGAAAACATGGATAAATATATAGAGAGAAAACTGTTTATTATAAACGGCGGACATGCATGGGCAGGATATATGGGGCATGTATCCGGTTTTACAACTATGCAGGAAGTATTTCAAAATGAGACTTTTACTTCATCTGTAAAAGAAGTAATGCAGGAAATCGGAACTCTTATTGCTCAAAAATATAATTTTTCCACAAAAGAACTAGATGATTACATTGATTTTGTTATTAACAGATTCAAAACTCCGGGTATTACAGATTATATAAGCAGAGTTTCAAGAAATCCCATTAGAAAACTAAAAGCAGGTGAAAGACTCACAGGCCCTTGTGTACAATGTGAAGAAAGAGGTCTGAAAAACAACAGACTGATTCAGGGTATTGCAGCAGCATTTTTATATGATATGCCCGAAGATCAGCAAAGTGTGGAATTACAGGCACATATAAAAGAACACGGCATTGAAGAATCTGTGAGCTTTTATACAAGTATTCCTGCTGGTTCTGAACTTCACCAAAAAATAGTAGAAAATTACAAAATATTAAGTGAAAAAAAGAAACTCTCAGGTAATGTATCCGCGGGAGGTATCTTATGA
- the dhaL gene encoding dihydroxyacetone kinase subunit DhaL, with translation MTFSNIEGIKIVYSVINAIKSNREYLSEIDGAAGDGDHGINMSKGFSIAEEEIKSRESASMSEGFLIISDVLVSKIGGSMGPLYGNFFRGLYAASRKSETIDKNIMLSMLEKACSNLSALTDAKPGDKTLIDVLVPAVLAYKKSVEQNCDFKTCLENMMSEAEKGLESTKDMIAKLGRSSRLGERSRGHLDAGAASCCIILRAITDTAVELLNK, from the coding sequence ATGACATTTTCAAACATTGAAGGAATCAAAATAGTATACAGTGTAATCAATGCCATAAAATCCAACCGTGAATATCTCAGTGAAATTGACGGTGCTGCCGGCGATGGTGATCACGGAATAAATATGAGCAAAGGTTTTTCAATTGCTGAAGAAGAAATAAAAAGCAGAGAGTCGGCTTCGATGAGTGAAGGCTTTCTGATAATAAGCGATGTACTTGTGAGTAAAATAGGCGGTTCAATGGGTCCGTTATACGGAAATTTTTTCCGAGGTTTATATGCTGCTTCAAGAAAGTCAGAAACAATTGATAAAAATATTATGTTATCAATGCTTGAAAAGGCATGTTCGAATCTTTCCGCACTAACTGATGCAAAACCGGGGGATAAAACATTAATTGATGTTTTGGTTCCTGCTGTTCTGGCTTATAAAAAATCTGTCGAGCAGAACTGTGATTTCAAAACTTGTCTTGAAAATATGATGTCAGAAGCCGAAAAAGGACTTGAGTCTACTAAAGACATGATTGCAAAATTAGGAAGAAGCAGCAGACTCGGTGAACGTTCACGGGGACATCTGGATGCCGGTGCGGCATCATGCTGTATTATTTTACGGGCAATTACTGATACTGCTGTAGAATTACTGAATAAATAG
- a CDS encoding dihydroxyacetone kinase subunit DhaK has protein sequence MQRFVNDPDLIVDDMLSGFVKANPETELSNENDRVIKFTKPSNPDKVGLATGGGSGHEPAFLGYIGDGLLDAVAVGEVFSSPPAQAFYDAVREADKGKGVAILFGNYAGDNMNVKMAVQMADEDDISVKYIVANDDIASSPKETKEKRHGIAGGFFMWKIGGAKAALGGTLDEVIKSAENVVSKTRSICIGLSPCTIPAVGKPNFHIEDGTMETGVGHHGEAGIQKEALKTADGIAEDITHRILEDFSFTDKRELAVMISGLGSTPVMELYVLYNKVEKILKDKGHNIYKVYIGNFVTSLDMNGASLTIVDLDDEIKSLLEQPAKPVGMKNY, from the coding sequence ATGCAAAGATTTGTTAATGATCCCGATTTAATCGTAGATGACATGCTCTCAGGTTTTGTAAAAGCAAATCCTGAAACTGAATTATCAAATGAAAATGACCGTGTAATCAAATTTACAAAACCTTCCAATCCTGATAAAGTCGGACTGGCCACAGGCGGCGGGAGCGGTCATGAACCGGCATTTCTCGGATATATCGGCGACGGACTCCTTGATGCTGTGGCTGTGGGAGAAGTTTTTTCTTCTCCGCCGGCTCAGGCATTTTACGATGCTGTCCGGGAAGCCGATAAGGGGAAAGGGGTTGCTATTCTCTTTGGAAACTATGCCGGAGATAATATGAATGTGAAGATGGCTGTACAAATGGCTGATGAAGATGATATATCCGTAAAATATATCGTTGCCAATGATGATATCGCATCTTCACCAAAAGAAACAAAAGAAAAGCGGCATGGTATAGCCGGCGGATTCTTTATGTGGAAAATAGGCGGTGCAAAAGCTGCTTTAGGCGGTACTCTCGATGAGGTAATAAAGTCTGCCGAAAATGTAGTCAGTAAAACAAGAAGTATATGTATAGGATTATCTCCCTGTACTATTCCCGCTGTTGGAAAACCAAATTTCCATATAGAAGACGGAACAATGGAAACCGGAGTAGGACATCACGGAGAAGCCGGAATACAAAAGGAAGCACTCAAAACAGCTGACGGTATTGCAGAAGATATTACGCACAGAATACTGGAAGATTTTTCATTCACGGATAAAAGAGAACTTGCCGTTATGATTTCCGGACTGGGAAGTACTCCTGTTATGGAACTGTATGTTTTATACAATAAAGTAGAAAAGATACTAAAAGACAAGGGACATAATATATATAAGGTTTATATAGGAAATTTTGTAACTTCCCTTGATATGAACGGAGCTTCTCTTACCATTGTGGATCTCGATGATGAAATAAAGTCTCTGCTTGAACAGCCGGCAAAACCGGTTGGAATGAAAAACTATTAA
- the hxlA gene encoding 3-hexulose-6-phosphate synthase, with product MKLQLALDEQKLEDALAFAEKVIDYVDIIEIGTPFVIDSGMNAVRKFKEKFPDKEILSDEKIMDGGYYESQLAFEAGAEYVTVLGVTDIATVKQCVRAANDFNKKLVVDMICVEDIPAKVTQMEELGAHVLAVHTGADQQAEGRTPLDDLKVMTECAKKAKIAVAGGISSKTIDKYVALKPDIIIVGSAITRAADPVEEARLIKEAINKSK from the coding sequence ATGAAATTACAATTAGCTTTAGACGAACAAAAACTGGAGGATGCTCTGGCTTTTGCGGAGAAAGTCATTGATTATGTGGATATTATAGAAATAGGAACTCCGTTTGTTATTGATTCAGGGATGAATGCAGTAAGAAAATTTAAGGAAAAATTTCCTGATAAAGAAATTCTGTCAGATGAAAAAATAATGGACGGCGGATATTATGAATCACAGCTGGCATTTGAAGCCGGGGCTGAATATGTCACTGTTCTTGGTGTTACTGATATAGCCACAGTAAAACAGTGTGTAAGAGCTGCAAATGATTTTAATAAAAAACTGGTTGTGGATATGATCTGTGTGGAAGACATACCGGCTAAAGTTACACAAATGGAAGAACTGGGAGCCCATGTACTGGCGGTTCATACAGGTGCCGACCAGCAGGCTGAAGGAAGAACTCCGCTTGATGATCTCAAGGTTATGACTGAATGTGCAAAAAAAGCAAAAATTGCCGTTGCAGGAGGAATCAGCAGTAAAACAATTGATAAATATGTAGCATTAAAACCTGATATAATAATAGTAGGAAGTGCAATTACACGTGCAGCAGACCCGGTAGAAGAAGCTCGTCTTATAAAAGAAGCTATTAATAAATCTAAGTAA
- the hxlB gene encoding 6-phospho-3-hexuloisomerase, with product MTECRNLKLIIQELAENAKVIDNDQLTEAEKLIKKANRIFIAGAGRSGFAARGFANRLMHLGFQSFFVGEPTTPSIQKGDLIVIGSGSGNTASLVSMAKKAKSQGAAIVTLTIFPENTIGSFADVIIQIPGVTSKADNEQEEPDSIQPKGNSFEQLSWLIYDSMIIDLKKETGQTEEQMFARHANLE from the coding sequence ATGACAGAATGTAGAAATCTAAAACTTATTATACAGGAACTAGCTGAAAATGCTAAAGTAATAGATAATGACCAGCTTACAGAAGCTGAAAAACTAATCAAAAAAGCAAACAGAATATTTATAGCAGGAGCAGGACGTTCAGGATTTGCCGCAAGAGGTTTTGCAAACAGACTTATGCATCTCGGGTTCCAGTCATTCTTCGTGGGTGAACCCACTACTCCTTCTATACAAAAAGGAGACCTTATAGTCATAGGGTCTGGCTCTGGAAATACCGCAAGCCTTGTAAGTATGGCGAAAAAGGCGAAAAGCCAAGGTGCTGCCATTGTTACTCTGACTATCTTCCCTGAAAATACCATAGGAAGTTTTGCTGATGTAATTATACAAATTCCGGGTGTTACCTCTAAAGCTGACAATGAACAGGAAGAACCGGATTCTATCCAGCCGAAAGGAAACTCATTTGAGCAGTTAAGCTGGCTGATTTATGACAGTATGATCATTGACTTGAAAAAGGAAACAGGACAAACAGAGGAACAAATGTTTGCCAGACATGCAAATCTTGAATAA
- a CDS encoding carboxymuconolactone decarboxylase family protein: protein MDREELYEKKMKQLFGNTDSLLTDTDPEFTAISDKFIFGEVYNHGKLTDKQRILITLCVLTAGGTFKGFKKYVKAGLNTGLSPEEIKEALYQCAPYTGFPKAIKAVDKANKVFKKYGITLPVENSTRTNEENRFAEGFKVQESIFGNRISQMHKNAPENQKHIQNYLSAMCFGDFYTRSGLDLKMRELLTLCIISALGGCENQLRSHAGGNLSVGNDKDIMIEAVTQCMPYIGFPRTLNALSCINEAAL from the coding sequence ATGGACAGAGAAGAACTTTATGAGAAAAAAATGAAACAGCTGTTTGGAAATACTGATTCTTTATTAACGGATACAGATCCTGAATTCACGGCTATATCAGATAAGTTCATATTCGGCGAGGTGTATAATCACGGAAAACTTACTGATAAACAGAGAATATTGATAACTTTGTGTGTTTTAACAGCCGGCGGTACTTTTAAAGGATTTAAGAAATATGTAAAAGCCGGACTAAATACAGGACTAAGTCCTGAAGAAATCAAGGAGGCTCTTTATCAGTGTGCACCTTATACAGGGTTTCCCAAAGCAATAAAAGCTGTAGATAAAGCTAATAAAGTATTTAAAAAATACGGAATAACACTTCCGGTGGAAAATTCTACCAGAACTAACGAGGAGAATCGCTTTGCAGAGGGGTTCAAAGTTCAGGAATCAATATTTGGGAACAGGATCAGTCAGATGCATAAAAATGCCCCCGAAAATCAGAAACATATCCAAAATTATCTCAGTGCAATGTGTTTTGGGGATTTTTATACAAGAAGCGGACTGGATTTAAAGATGCGTGAATTATTGACATTATGCATTATCAGTGCACTCGGCGGTTGTGAAAATCAGCTGAGATCACATGCTGGAGGAAATCTTAGTGTAGGAAATGATAAGGATATAATGATAGAAGCAGTAACACAGTGTATGCCGTATATAGGATTTCCAAGAACATTGAATGCCTTAAGCTGTATAAATGAAGCTGCCTTATAA
- a CDS encoding MerR family transcriptional regulator translates to MMIAEVSKKYELTQDTLRYYERIGLIPNVNRNKSGIRDYTDEDCKWISFVKCMRNAGLQIEVLTKYLDLFQQGKSTHDERKGLLVKQRDLLAKKIEEMQETLERLNYKIENYDQRLMAKELELLNQGNSDTDIK, encoded by the coding sequence ATGATGATAGCAGAAGTCAGTAAAAAATATGAACTTACTCAGGATACTCTGCGTTATTATGAACGTATAGGATTGATTCCGAATGTAAACAGAAATAAAAGCGGAATAAGAGATTATACAGATGAAGACTGCAAATGGATTAGTTTTGTGAAATGTATGCGTAATGCAGGGCTTCAAATAGAAGTATTAACAAAATATCTTGATTTATTCCAGCAGGGGAAGAGTACACATGATGAGAGGAAAGGACTTTTAGTAAAACAGCGTGATCTGCTGGCGAAAAAAATCGAGGAAATGCAGGAAACTCTGGAACGTTTGAATTATAAAATAGAAAATTATGATCAGAGACTAATGGCAAAAGAGCTGGAATTACTTAATCAGGGAAATTCGGATACAGATATAAAGTAA
- a CDS encoding histidine phosphatase family protein — translation MKKTFYLMRHGQTLFNLRRKIQGACDSPLTELGIKQAQAVGKYFKDIELDYAYSSTSERSSDTLEYIIGQEKSYTRLKGLKEMNFGTFEGESEDLNPKDRVVFGTFFLSYGGESRAQVQDRMVRTCTEIMEKDDHNTVLAVSHAGACFHFLSHWQDPSEEIKKGFPNCCIFKYEYEDGNFTLIETIRDAADIK, via the coding sequence ATGAAAAAAACTTTTTATTTAATGCGTCATGGACAAACTTTATTTAATCTTCGCAGAAAGATTCAGGGAGCATGTGATTCGCCGCTGACTGAACTGGGAATAAAGCAGGCTCAGGCAGTAGGAAAATATTTTAAGGATATAGAGCTGGATTATGCTTATTCTTCTACTTCTGAAAGAAGCAGCGATACTTTGGAATATATAATAGGGCAGGAGAAATCTTATACAAGGCTGAAAGGACTGAAAGAGATGAATTTCGGGACTTTTGAAGGAGAAAGTGAAGACTTGAATCCTAAGGACAGAGTGGTATTCGGAACTTTTTTCCTTAGTTACGGTGGAGAGTCGAGGGCACAGGTACAGGACAGAATGGTGAGAACATGTACGGAAATAATGGAAAAGGATGACCATAATACAGTGCTTGCAGTATCTCATGCAGGAGCATGCTTTCATTTTCTGAGTCATTGGCAGGATCCTTCGGAAGAAATAAAAAAGGGATTCCCAAACTGCTGTATTTTTAAGTATGAATACGAGGACGGGAACTTTACATTGATTGAGACTATTCGTGATGCAGCAGATATAAAATAA
- a CDS encoding DUF4189 domain-containing protein: protein MKKLLFITGLLFFVLGFNSFAINVCGEGIPPDVCYGNTGNTQAPVYVAPTYYGAIAVDVQTGKWASASAHTSKNSARQSVIARCGEQCKVINVDSQRCVAVAYSDTDKVIESDSAIAAYAKIGYKTRVERSNEKAIKKCEKSGGKNCKVLVNVCALEGTSSTSAYEPKMWGAIAIDSQMGKNGWSWQYESEAKAISGAEGDCRKMGGKNCTAIVTFADKEYATFAVSKADGSYGVAVNKDEATADKEALKECSKYAKDCYIFMTLNAEKGSVKTGKK from the coding sequence ATGAAAAAATTATTATTTATCACAGGCTTATTATTTTTTGTATTAGGTTTTAATTCTTTTGCTATTAATGTATGCGGTGAAGGGATTCCACCGGATGTATGTTATGGAAATACGGGGAATACACAGGCACCGGTATATGTAGCTCCCACTTATTACGGAGCAATAGCAGTGGATGTCCAGACGGGGAAATGGGCAAGTGCTTCTGCACATACCAGTAAAAACTCTGCAAGACAATCTGTTATTGCCAGATGCGGGGAACAGTGCAAGGTAATTAATGTAGACAGCCAGCGTTGTGTAGCAGTAGCATATTCAGACACAGATAAGGTCATAGAATCAGATTCGGCAATAGCTGCGTATGCTAAAATAGGCTATAAAACCAGAGTAGAGCGTTCTAATGAAAAAGCAATAAAGAAATGTGAAAAAAGCGGCGGAAAAAACTGTAAAGTACTTGTAAATGTGTGTGCATTGGAAGGAACTTCGTCTACGAGTGCATATGAACCGAAAATGTGGGGAGCCATTGCAATAGACTCACAGATGGGGAAAAACGGGTGGTCGTGGCAGTATGAATCAGAGGCAAAAGCCATAAGCGGAGCTGAAGGAGATTGCCGTAAAATGGGCGGAAAAAACTGTACTGCTATAGTGACATTTGCTGATAAAGAATATGCGACTTTTGCAGTTTCGAAAGCAGACGGATCATACGGCGTAGCAGTAAATAAAGATGAAGCCACGGCGGATAAAGAAGCATTGAAAGAATGCAGCAAATATGCAAAGGACTGTTATATATTTATGACACTGAATGCTGAAAAAGGCTCGGTAAAAACCGGAAAAAAATAA
- the yiaY gene encoding L-threonine dehydrogenase, translating to MSYNFYMPMLSFIGEDSLKDSIIEVKKRKFKKALVVTDEMLVKAKLTDMLINELELNEIEFHIYDKTKPNPTITNVNDGIKIFRKENCDFVISFGGGSPHDCAKGIALILANGGEIKDYEGLDKSEKPQIPLVAINTTAGTASEITRFSIITDEERHIKMAIVDKHVTPIIAVNDPKLMAGMPKSLTAATGMDALTHAIEAYVSTVANPITDACAEKAISLIRDNLKNAVENGSDITARSNMAFAEYLAGMAFNNASLGYVHAMAHQLGGFYNLPHGVCNALLLPHVQEYNIKAAAPRLKKVAELMGADVNGMSDEKGAKKAVELIRKLSQEVGIPESLEKLEVKKEDFSILAENALKDVCGFTNPIQATKEEIIGIFQKAY from the coding sequence ATGAGCTATAATTTTTACATGCCTATGCTATCATTTATAGGAGAAGATTCATTAAAAGACTCAATTATTGAGGTGAAAAAAAGAAAATTTAAAAAAGCGCTGGTAGTGACTGATGAGATGCTGGTAAAAGCAAAATTGACTGATATGCTTATCAATGAATTAGAACTAAATGAAATAGAGTTTCATATTTATGATAAAACAAAACCTAACCCTACAATAACTAATGTAAATGACGGGATAAAAATTTTCAGAAAAGAAAACTGTGATTTTGTAATCTCTTTCGGAGGGGGATCACCGCATGACTGTGCCAAAGGAATAGCTCTGATATTGGCAAACGGCGGAGAAATAAAGGATTACGAGGGACTGGATAAGTCAGAAAAACCCCAGATACCTTTAGTTGCAATAAATACTACAGCGGGAACTGCTTCGGAAATTACAAGATTTTCTATAATAACTGATGAAGAAAGACATATAAAAATGGCAATAGTAGATAAACATGTAACTCCGATTATAGCAGTAAATGATCCTAAGCTAATGGCGGGAATGCCAAAATCACTGACAGCTGCTACAGGTATGGATGCGTTGACACATGCAATAGAAGCATATGTGTCTACAGTTGCCAATCCTATAACAGATGCCTGTGCTGAAAAAGCAATATCGTTAATAAGAGATAATCTGAAAAATGCAGTAGAAAACGGAAGTGATATTACTGCAAGAAGTAACATGGCTTTCGCTGAATATCTTGCAGGGATGGCTTTTAATAATGCCAGCCTGGGATATGTTCACGCAATGGCACACCAGCTCGGAGGGTTTTATAATCTGCCGCACGGAGTATGTAATGCGCTGCTTCTTCCCCATGTACAGGAATATAATATAAAAGCTGCTGCTCCGCGTCTGAAAAAGGTTGCAGAACTTATGGGAGCAGATGTAAACGGGATGAGTGACGAAAAAGGTGCAAAAAAAGCAGTAGAGCTTATCAGAAAATTATCACAGGAAGTGGGAATACCGGAATCATTAGAAAAATTAGAAGTTAAAAAAGAAGATTTTTCCATATTGGCGGAAAATGCCCTGAAAGATGTGTGCGGTTTTACTAATCCCATACAGGCAACAAAAGAGGAAATAATTGGAATTTTTCAAAAAGCATATTAA
- a CDS encoding barstar family protein — protein MIIEGKNINNISEFYDEIEKVLTKNLTWKTGRNLNAFNDILRGGFGVFDDEEIILIWKNSESSEEKLGEGNFKIITDIIKEHDHINFFLK, from the coding sequence ATCATTATAGAAGGAAAAAATATAAATAATATTTCAGAATTTTACGATGAGATAGAAAAAGTGCTGACTAAAAATCTTACATGGAAAACGGGAAGAAATCTCAATGCATTTAATGATATTCTGCGCGGCGGTTTTGGAGTTTTTGACGATGAAGAAATAATATTAATATGGAAAAATTCAGAAAGCAGTGAAGAAAAACTAGGTGAAGGTAATTTTAAAATAATAACAGATATAATAAAAGAGCATGATCATATTAACTTTTTTCTAAAGTAA